One Pseudodesulfovibrio sp. S3 DNA window includes the following coding sequences:
- a CDS encoding GAF domain-containing protein, translating to MPAENANFDQVVSNLSYSLITSGYSTTGIANIVLNYAKNVTQSTLGYASVIDPMTKNNICHTLTGMIGDSCRIPPSKSGIVFPVGSTGEYPTLWGHALNTRTPFYTNALGEHPASKGLPSDHVKIERFLSVPVVLGDELCGQISLANSEDDYNDQDLENVSQVAVLFAHALKRFQLDDAKTPSHAPMKHRAASPEGEGGQAAAEQLEELPRIIQTTITSNLKRLTTPYIDQLKQTELNSAQLFLLEKLQENLEGCGSSLLSHSRLMNVTFTPQEFQIAILIKSGLKTKEIAEQLDISINAINFHRKNIRKKLSISNKDVNLQTYLLSLEEW from the coding sequence ATGCCAGCCGAAAACGCGAATTTTGATCAAGTTGTTTCTAATCTCTCCTATAGTTTAATCACGTCTGGATATTCGACTACCGGCATCGCCAATATTGTCCTTAATTACGCCAAAAATGTAACTCAAAGTACTCTTGGCTATGCTTCAGTTATCGATCCTATGACTAAAAACAATATCTGCCATACACTTACGGGTATGATCGGTGATTCCTGCCGGATTCCGCCCAGCAAAAGCGGCATTGTGTTTCCGGTCGGATCTACGGGGGAATACCCCACTTTATGGGGCCACGCTCTGAATACCAGAACTCCCTTTTATACGAACGCCCTGGGTGAACACCCTGCGTCCAAAGGGCTGCCTTCCGATCATGTGAAAATCGAACGATTTCTTTCAGTGCCAGTTGTTTTAGGAGATGAGTTGTGCGGACAGATCAGTCTGGCAAATTCCGAGGATGACTACAATGACCAGGACCTGGAGAACGTCAGTCAGGTTGCCGTGCTCTTTGCCCACGCCTTGAAACGGTTTCAGTTGGATGACGCGAAAACTCCATCTCATGCCCCGATGAAACACCGCGCGGCATCTCCTGAGGGTGAGGGGGGGCAGGCTGCCGCCGAGCAATTGGAGGAACTGCCAAGAATTATTCAGACCACCATTACAAGCAATCTCAAGCGGCTGACAACGCCGTACATTGATCAGTTGAAGCAGACTGAATTGAACAGTGCCCAACTCTTCTTGCTGGAGAAACTACAAGAAAATCTCGAAGGGTGTGGCTCGTCTCTCCTGTCGCATTCACGTTTGATGAATGTCACGTTCACGCCCCAGGAATTCCAGATAGCCATCCTGATCAAATCCGGTCTCAAAACAAAGGAAATTGCCGAGCAGTTGGATATTTCCATCAACGCAATCAATTTTCACCGGAAAAACATTCGCAAGAAGCTGTCCATCAGCAACAAGGACGTCAATTTGCAGACCTACCTGCTATCCCTTGAGGAGTGGTAG
- a CDS encoding HAMP domain-containing sensor histidine kinase, translated as MITCAVLVVGYTFFLSQYLTRGFGLFVEFRLEEVAENYLHAFAEDPEVPLPVVGPVKGYGRYEDLHADIRSVATPEQIKNERFTYIHKGNIHYEVCAVERPDGKTVYLVFTTTESELSAESVRRFDFYYLYTPIVAGLLSIAAVLFLAFRMFKWITRPVEELHEWAIGLSPENLDKEPLHFKYDELNNLANLILTTSRRLVAGVEREKRFQKYTSHELRTPIAILQNNLELLERLGITEDNRYQTSHARMVKAVRNMRNLTTSLLWLARESNTPLPVEDFEIVGFIREIIDDNAYLLEGKDVSLTTCLAPVSIRCPKTLAHIVLVNLVRNAFQHTYEGTITIKADSEQFEISNQAEISEGPASDDMDGYGLGLQLSIQLAKKIGWRIQVIEEGKLFLVRVIIG; from the coding sequence GTGATCACCTGCGCGGTGCTCGTGGTCGGGTATACCTTTTTCCTGAGCCAGTATCTGACCCGCGGCTTCGGGCTTTTCGTGGAGTTTCGGCTTGAGGAAGTCGCTGAGAACTATCTGCATGCCTTTGCCGAGGACCCCGAGGTACCGTTGCCGGTAGTGGGCCCTGTCAAAGGCTATGGACGATATGAAGATTTGCATGCCGATATTCGCTCGGTCGCCACGCCCGAGCAGATCAAGAATGAGCGATTTACCTATATTCACAAGGGCAACATACACTACGAAGTATGTGCAGTCGAACGGCCGGACGGGAAAACCGTCTATCTGGTCTTCACCACTACCGAAAGTGAACTCAGTGCGGAATCGGTGCGGCGTTTCGACTTCTATTATTTATATACTCCGATTGTAGCCGGGCTGCTGTCCATCGCCGCGGTCCTGTTCCTGGCTTTTCGCATGTTCAAGTGGATTACCCGGCCTGTGGAAGAGTTGCACGAATGGGCCATCGGCCTGTCTCCGGAAAATTTGGATAAGGAACCGTTGCATTTCAAGTACGACGAATTGAACAACCTGGCCAATCTGATCCTTACCACGTCCCGGCGGCTGGTTGCCGGGGTGGAGCGGGAGAAGCGATTCCAGAAATATACAAGCCATGAACTGCGTACCCCCATCGCCATCCTCCAGAACAACCTGGAACTGCTCGAGCGGTTGGGAATAACCGAAGACAACCGCTACCAGACCTCGCATGCGCGTATGGTCAAGGCCGTTCGGAATATGCGTAACTTGACCACGTCCCTGCTCTGGCTCGCCCGTGAATCCAACACCCCCTTGCCCGTGGAAGACTTCGAAATAGTTGGCTTCATTCGTGAAATTATCGATGACAACGCCTATCTGCTGGAAGGAAAGGACGTCTCCCTGACAACCTGTTTGGCCCCTGTATCCATCCGGTGCCCCAAGACACTGGCCCATATAGTCCTGGTCAACTTGGTCCGCAACGCCTTCCAGCATACCTACGAAGGCACAATCACGATCAAGGCGGATTCGGAGCAGTTCGAAATCTCGAACCAGGCCGAAATATCGGAAGGGCCTGCCTCCGATGACATGGACGGCTATGGCCTGGGCCTGCAGTTGAGTATACAGTTGGCCAAGAAGATTGGGTGGCGCATACAGGTCATAGAGGAAGGCAAGCTCTTCCTGGTGCGGGTAATCATCGGGTAA
- a CDS encoding molybdopterin-dependent aldehyde oxidoreductase — MKSKTLIVNGIVRDVIADDETMLAEILRKNLLLTGTKVGCDTGHCGACNVIVNGKLVRSCSYKFKRLQQHAAITTIEGVGTPDNLHPLQLAWILHGGAQCGFCTPGFIVSAKALLDANPAPSRKDIRDWFQKHKNACRCTGYKQLTDAVMDAASVMRGEKDIRELSWELPEDQRIWGTRYPKPSAVARVTGMIDFGADRILKMPEDTLHLALVQAEVSHANILSMDTAEAEAMPGVVKVVTHADVPGRNRITGLITFPTNKGDGWDRPILCDKKVFQYGDTLAIVCADTAAHAKAAAARVTVELERLPEYMSAPAAMSDNALEIHPGTPNVYFEQSVKKGADPNSIFADAHAVVENDFYTQRQPHMPIEPDVGFAYFDDEDRLVVHSKSIGLNLHHAMIAPGIGIEPEKLVLVQNPAGGTFGYKFNPTMEALLGVAALATRRSVALCYDYTQQQTYTGKRSPWFTRVKLAADSSGKLLAMESDWTVDHGPYSEFGDLLTLRGAQFIGSGYDIPNIRGVGRCVATNHAWGAAFRGFGAPEGEFGSEVLMDELAEKLGVDPLELRYVNVYREGSTTPTGQAPEVYSLPEMIDILRPAYKEAQKRAAENSTDAVKRGVGVSIGVLCAGLDGPDHGSADIELNRDGTVTLYTTWQDHGQGADSGVTGTAHEALRPLNMAPEDIRLVLNDTSRCPDGGPSGGSRSQVIIGRAIIDACEKLIAAMTGSDGGFLTYEEMTRQGKALRYSGSWTVPAEPCDENGQGRPFIFYMYGLFMAEVAVTLETGFTEVEKMTLVADIGTVGNKLVVDGQMYGGIAQGIGMALFEDYEDIEKHSTLLGAGFPYIKQIPDDMELIYVETPRPEGPFGASGMGELPLTTPHAAVINAITQACGVRITDLPARPEKILAALKKL, encoded by the coding sequence ATGAAGAGTAAGACCTTGATTGTCAATGGGATTGTCCGGGATGTCATTGCAGATGACGAGACCATGCTTGCGGAAATTTTACGCAAGAATCTCTTGCTGACCGGCACAAAGGTCGGGTGTGACACCGGGCACTGCGGCGCATGCAATGTCATTGTCAACGGCAAGCTTGTCCGGTCATGTTCGTACAAGTTCAAGCGGTTGCAACAGCACGCCGCCATTACCACAATCGAAGGCGTGGGTACCCCTGACAATCTGCATCCCCTGCAGCTTGCCTGGATACTTCACGGCGGTGCCCAGTGCGGCTTCTGTACGCCCGGTTTCATCGTTTCTGCAAAGGCGCTGCTGGACGCAAACCCCGCACCTTCCCGCAAGGATATCCGCGACTGGTTCCAGAAGCACAAGAATGCGTGTCGCTGCACCGGCTACAAGCAACTCACTGACGCTGTCATGGATGCCGCGTCCGTCATGCGTGGGGAAAAGGACATACGGGAGCTGTCCTGGGAACTGCCCGAGGACCAGCGCATCTGGGGCACCCGGTATCCCAAGCCTTCAGCCGTTGCCAGGGTCACGGGAATGATTGACTTCGGTGCCGACAGGATTTTGAAGATGCCTGAAGACACGCTGCATCTGGCGCTGGTCCAGGCGGAAGTCTCCCATGCAAACATACTGTCCATGGACACAGCCGAAGCTGAAGCCATGCCAGGCGTGGTCAAGGTCGTGACGCACGCGGATGTTCCGGGCAGGAACCGCATCACCGGTCTGATCACATTCCCTACCAACAAGGGCGATGGATGGGACCGTCCTATCCTGTGCGATAAAAAGGTCTTCCAGTATGGCGATACCCTGGCCATTGTCTGTGCCGACACTGCGGCGCATGCAAAGGCCGCTGCTGCCAGGGTGACCGTAGAGCTTGAGCGCCTGCCGGAATACATGAGTGCGCCCGCAGCGATGTCCGACAACGCCCTGGAGATTCATCCAGGCACGCCCAATGTCTATTTCGAACAGAGCGTCAAAAAGGGGGCGGACCCGAATTCCATATTCGCAGACGCCCACGCTGTGGTCGAAAATGATTTCTATACCCAACGCCAGCCGCACATGCCCATTGAACCGGACGTCGGATTTGCTTACTTCGATGACGAAGACCGCCTTGTCGTGCATTCCAAATCAATCGGTCTCAACCTTCACCACGCAATGATCGCGCCGGGCATCGGCATCGAGCCGGAGAAGCTGGTTCTTGTCCAGAATCCGGCCGGAGGAACATTCGGTTACAAGTTCAATCCGACCATGGAGGCATTGCTTGGTGTGGCGGCATTGGCTACCCGGCGGTCCGTGGCCTTGTGCTATGACTATACACAACAACAGACCTACACCGGCAAACGTTCGCCCTGGTTCACCCGTGTCAAATTGGCTGCGGACAGCTCGGGCAAACTCCTGGCCATGGAAAGCGACTGGACCGTGGACCATGGACCGTATTCTGAATTCGGAGACCTGCTCACCCTGCGCGGGGCTCAGTTCATTGGATCAGGTTACGATATCCCCAACATCCGCGGCGTTGGCCGCTGTGTCGCAACAAACCATGCATGGGGTGCCGCATTCCGTGGGTTTGGCGCTCCCGAAGGCGAGTTCGGCTCTGAAGTGCTCATGGACGAGTTGGCTGAAAAACTCGGGGTGGATCCGTTGGAGCTGCGGTATGTCAACGTATACCGTGAAGGCTCGACCACACCTACCGGGCAGGCGCCGGAGGTGTATTCCCTGCCTGAGATGATCGACATACTGCGGCCTGCCTACAAGGAGGCGCAGAAGAGAGCGGCTGAGAATTCGACCGATGCAGTGAAGCGTGGCGTCGGCGTCTCCATCGGTGTTCTGTGCGCCGGACTGGATGGCCCTGATCATGGTTCGGCTGATATCGAATTGAATCGGGATGGGACAGTCACCCTGTATACGACTTGGCAGGACCATGGACAGGGCGCGGACAGCGGCGTGACCGGTACGGCCCATGAAGCCTTGCGTCCCTTGAACATGGCTCCCGAGGACATTCGTCTTGTGCTGAATGATACCAGCCGCTGCCCGGATGGCGGTCCGTCCGGCGGCAGCCGTTCACAGGTCATCATCGGGCGCGCCATAATCGACGCGTGCGAAAAGTTGATCGCAGCCATGACCGGATCGGATGGCGGGTTCCTCACCTATGAAGAGATGACCCGGCAGGGCAAGGCCCTGCGATACAGCGGGTCCTGGACGGTTCCGGCTGAACCGTGTGACGAGAACGGGCAAGGCAGGCCTTTCATCTTCTATATGTACGGCCTGTTCATGGCGGAAGTCGCCGTAACTCTGGAAACCGGTTTCACTGAGGTCGAAAAGATGACCCTGGTGGCAGACATCGGCACCGTGGGCAACAAGCTTGTCGTGGATGGCCAGATGTACGGCGGCATCGCCCAGGGCATCGGTATGGCTCTGTTCGAAGACTATGAGGATATCGAGAAGCACTCAACCTTGCTCGGTGCCGGGTTCCCCTATATCAAGCAGATACCGGACGATATGGAGTTGATATACGTCGAGACTCCGCGTCCTGAAGGGCCGTTCGGCGCATCCGGCATGGGAGAACTCCCGTTGACCACGCCTCATGCTGCGGTCATCAATGCGATCACCCAGGCATGCGGCGTGAGGATAACCGATTTGCCGGCCCGGCCTGAAAAAATCCTGGCTGCTTTGAAAAAGTTGTAA
- a CDS encoding response regulator transcription factor, with protein MNIYALLVEDDLDLAASLIEYLELEGVICDHAANGVHGLQLAREYKYDVIMLDRMLPKLDGLSLCASLRRDGLDVPVLMITARDTLDDKVEGFESGSDDYLVKPFALKELLLRVQALAKRRSSQPRRYVVGDLAVDMEQHEATRAGIKLSLSPKEWALLEYMAKMSPNIALRDEMQRAVWGEDLPESNSLKVHMHKLRQKVDKPFPYSLIKTVPGVGFVLREPSEMPTKL; from the coding sequence ATGAATATATATGCACTGCTGGTGGAAGACGATCTGGATCTTGCGGCCTCGCTCATCGAATACCTGGAATTGGAAGGTGTCATCTGCGACCATGCGGCAAATGGCGTCCATGGCCTGCAGCTCGCCCGGGAATACAAATACGATGTCATCATGCTCGACCGCATGCTCCCCAAGCTTGACGGCCTGAGCTTGTGCGCCAGCCTTCGGCGTGACGGACTGGACGTTCCGGTGCTGATGATCACCGCACGCGATACCCTGGATGACAAGGTCGAGGGATTCGAATCCGGGTCTGACGATTATCTGGTCAAGCCCTTTGCCCTCAAGGAGCTGCTGCTTCGCGTTCAGGCTCTGGCCAAACGCAGGAGCAGTCAGCCGAGGCGGTATGTGGTCGGCGACCTGGCAGTGGATATGGAGCAACATGAGGCCACCCGGGCGGGGATAAAACTGTCTCTTTCGCCAAAGGAATGGGCCCTGCTGGAATACATGGCCAAGATGAGCCCGAATATCGCCCTGCGGGACGAGATGCAGCGGGCCGTATGGGGTGAGGACCTGCCCGAGAGCAACAGCCTTAAAGTGCATATGCACAAGTTGCGGCAAAAGGTGGACAAGCCTTTTCCCTACTCCCTGATCAAAACCGTCCCGGGCGTGGGGTTCGTCCTGAGGGAACCAAGTGAAATGCCGACGAAGCTTTAG
- a CDS encoding efflux RND transporter periplasmic adaptor subunit translates to MRTKISWLALFLALTALVALSGCNSEEQAQAKAAPPHMPKVDIITVKATPYNKIMELPGRISAVRSAEVRARVAGILITRDFEEGSFVEKGQVLFHIDPSQFLATQAQAKADLAKAEASMADYEATLNRYGPLLKAKVISQQDYDTAAANYKVAKAEKEAAEASVRTSTLDLSYATVEAPISGKIGAAYVTEGALVGKNEATALAKIQQLDPIYADINQPVAQYLQVRAAMNANKGAGREPEVSVHIDNVDYTEKGRLLFSDVSVDEKTGQVSLRCEFPNKDGMLLPGLFVRILITLPEEGTTIYVPQRAVAMSQASGSTLFVLDEQNTVQVRPVKTGEMRGDQWQIVDGLKSGERVIVNGANKVKPGMILDPGQPASDKVAEQ, encoded by the coding sequence ATGCGCACCAAGATATCATGGCTGGCATTGTTTTTGGCTTTGACCGCACTGGTTGCCCTTTCCGGGTGCAACAGTGAGGAACAGGCCCAGGCCAAGGCTGCGCCGCCGCATATGCCCAAGGTGGATATCATCACCGTGAAGGCCACCCCTTACAACAAGATCATGGAGTTGCCCGGTCGCATATCCGCTGTCAGGAGTGCCGAGGTTCGGGCGCGTGTGGCCGGTATTCTGATCACTCGCGATTTCGAGGAGGGCAGTTTCGTCGAGAAGGGACAAGTCCTTTTCCACATCGACCCGTCCCAATTCCTGGCGACTCAGGCTCAGGCCAAGGCCGATCTGGCCAAAGCGGAAGCCAGCATGGCCGACTACGAGGCCACTCTGAACCGCTACGGCCCGCTGCTCAAGGCCAAGGTCATCAGCCAGCAGGACTACGACACCGCTGCCGCCAACTACAAGGTTGCCAAGGCGGAAAAGGAAGCGGCCGAGGCTTCGGTCAGGACCTCCACTTTGGACCTGAGCTACGCCACGGTGGAAGCGCCCATTTCCGGGAAGATCGGGGCCGCCTACGTCACGGAAGGCGCCCTGGTTGGGAAGAACGAGGCCACCGCACTGGCCAAGATCCAACAACTCGACCCCATCTATGCCGACATCAACCAGCCTGTGGCCCAATATCTTCAGGTGCGGGCGGCCATGAATGCCAACAAGGGCGCAGGCAGGGAGCCTGAGGTCTCGGTGCATATCGACAACGTGGACTACACTGAAAAGGGCCGCCTGCTCTTTTCGGACGTGTCCGTGGATGAAAAGACGGGCCAGGTTTCCCTGCGCTGCGAATTTCCCAACAAGGACGGCATGCTCCTGCCTGGATTGTTTGTCCGCATACTGATCACGTTGCCCGAGGAAGGAACCACCATCTATGTTCCCCAACGCGCGGTTGCCATGTCCCAGGCCAGCGGGTCCACCCTCTTCGTGCTGGATGAGCAGAACACGGTCCAGGTGCGCCCGGTCAAGACCGGCGAAATGCGTGGCGACCAGTGGCAGATCGTGGATGGCTTGAAGTCGGGCGAACGTGTGATCGTCAACGGCGCCAACAAGGTCAAGCCGGGCATGATTCTTGATCCGGGCCAGCCCGCTTCGGACAAGGTCGCCGAGCAGTAG
- a CDS encoding multidrug efflux RND transporter permease subunit → MSEFFINRPNFAWVVAIFISLAGLLAIPSMSMEKFPAVAPPQIAIKLVYPGASATTLNDTVVSQIEEELNGAKGMLYYESISYSNGTAEITVTFKPGTDPDFAQVDVQNRLSNAESSLPEAVLDQGIEVEQTSAGFLMIYAMVYNEDTGQDPQVLADLMARNVNNEVRRIEGVGKVQFFAAESAMRVWVNPQKLLSYGLSINDVNQAIQAQNIQVPAGSFGSRPGNEGQELEATLLVQGMLQSPEEFGRIVLHADVDGSVVRLSDVARTEVGPESYNTQARINGMETAAAAVQLSPGGNALGTVERVRAKLDEIQQTLPDGVKLIVPLDTSKFVDVAIEKVVHTLFEAMFLVFLVMFLFLQNFRYTLIPSIVVPVCLLGTFGIMYALGFSINMMTMFGMVLAIGILVDDAIVVVENVERIMSTEGLPPKEATSKAMKQISGAVVGITLVLSAVFFPLGFMSGSVGVIYRQFAVSVAVSILISGFLALTMTPALCATLLKPVAKGSHETKEGFFGWFNRRFDRLGNAYQGLTGRLVNRTGRMMLIYLIILIALGYAYMRLPSGFVPGEDQGYMVCSMQLPPGATNSRTLTQVKKVETFFQNTLAIEYGFTVLGFSFSGQGQNAAAAFPMFRDWSERGDGESATDLILKTNMAFSTLDDGFAFAVNPAPIDGLGNTGGFSLRLEDRAGVGRAVLGQAAGMILQQANASPILAYARLDGLPDAPQLRVEIDREKAETLGVNFSDIKTVLASAFGSSTINDFANRSRMQSVVVQADAKYRRSPESLNELYVPNSTGDQVPLTSVINTKWEIGPVQMVRYNGYESFKLTGDAAPGHSSGEVMAEMERIMQDLPKGIGYEWTELSYQEQQSGSQAPMLFSLALLVVFLLLVALYESWAIPLSVMLIVPIGALGSVLMVTVLGMSNDVYFKVGLITIIGLAAKNAILIVEFAKDLHANGVGLMDAAIQAAGLRFRPILMTSMAFILGVIPLAVATGAGAASQRAIGTGVIGGMLSASVLGIVFAPVFFVGVLSLAGRFRGKKPQASTEMPSE, encoded by the coding sequence ATGTCCGAATTCTTTATCAACAGGCCCAACTTCGCCTGGGTCGTGGCCATATTCATCTCCCTGGCCGGCCTCCTGGCCATTCCGTCCATGTCCATGGAGAAATTCCCGGCTGTTGCGCCTCCTCAAATTGCCATCAAGCTGGTTTACCCTGGTGCCTCGGCAACGACCCTCAACGACACGGTCGTCAGTCAGATCGAAGAGGAGCTGAACGGTGCCAAGGGAATGCTGTACTATGAATCGATCAGTTACTCCAACGGCACGGCCGAGATCACGGTCACCTTCAAGCCCGGGACCGATCCGGACTTTGCCCAGGTCGATGTTCAGAACCGTCTTTCCAACGCGGAATCGAGCCTGCCCGAGGCCGTTTTAGATCAGGGTATCGAGGTGGAGCAGACCAGCGCGGGATTCTTGATGATCTATGCCATGGTCTACAACGAGGACACCGGCCAAGACCCCCAGGTTTTGGCTGACCTCATGGCCCGCAACGTGAACAACGAAGTCCGCCGTATTGAGGGAGTGGGCAAGGTCCAGTTCTTTGCCGCAGAAAGCGCCATGCGCGTCTGGGTGAATCCCCAGAAGTTGCTCAGCTATGGCCTGTCCATCAATGACGTGAACCAGGCCATCCAGGCCCAGAACATCCAGGTCCCGGCAGGAAGTTTCGGCTCCAGGCCGGGCAACGAGGGTCAAGAATTGGAGGCCACTCTGCTCGTCCAGGGAATGTTGCAGTCTCCGGAGGAATTCGGTCGTATCGTGCTGCACGCCGATGTGGACGGCTCCGTGGTCCGCCTGTCCGATGTGGCCCGCACCGAGGTCGGTCCGGAATCCTACAACACCCAAGCCCGTATCAACGGCATGGAAACCGCAGCGGCGGCCGTTCAGTTGTCCCCGGGCGGGAACGCCCTGGGCACGGTGGAACGCGTGCGGGCAAAACTCGATGAAATCCAGCAGACCCTGCCCGACGGTGTCAAACTGATCGTGCCGCTGGACACGTCCAAATTCGTGGATGTGGCCATCGAAAAGGTGGTTCATACCCTGTTCGAGGCCATGTTCCTGGTCTTCCTGGTCATGTTCCTGTTCCTGCAGAACTTCCGTTATACCCTGATTCCCTCCATTGTCGTGCCTGTCTGCCTGTTGGGAACCTTCGGGATCATGTACGCGCTGGGCTTTTCCATCAACATGATGACCATGTTCGGCATGGTCCTGGCCATCGGTATTCTGGTGGACGACGCCATTGTTGTGGTGGAAAACGTGGAACGCATCATGTCCACGGAGGGGTTGCCGCCCAAGGAAGCCACCAGCAAGGCCATGAAACAGATATCCGGGGCCGTTGTGGGCATTACCTTGGTGCTGTCCGCCGTGTTCTTTCCCCTGGGCTTCATGAGCGGATCGGTAGGCGTTATCTACCGCCAGTTTGCCGTCTCCGTGGCCGTTTCCATCCTCATTTCCGGGTTCCTGGCACTGACCATGACCCCGGCCTTGTGCGCCACGCTGCTCAAGCCCGTGGCCAAGGGAAGCCATGAAACCAAGGAGGGCTTTTTCGGCTGGTTCAACCGCCGTTTCGACAGACTCGGCAATGCGTACCAGGGGCTGACCGGTCGTTTGGTAAACCGCACCGGACGGATGATGCTCATCTATCTGATTATCCTGATAGCCCTTGGCTACGCGTATATGCGCCTGCCGTCCGGCTTCGTCCCTGGCGAGGATCAGGGGTACATGGTCTGCAGCATGCAGTTGCCTCCCGGCGCCACCAATTCTCGGACACTCACCCAGGTCAAGAAAGTGGAAACGTTCTTCCAAAATACACTCGCCATAGAATATGGTTTTACCGTTCTCGGATTCAGCTTTTCCGGTCAGGGACAGAATGCAGCTGCAGCCTTTCCCATGTTCAGGGACTGGTCCGAACGCGGCGACGGAGAGTCGGCCACGGACCTTATCCTGAAGACAAACATGGCCTTCTCCACCCTGGATGATGGATTCGCCTTTGCGGTTAACCCTGCCCCCATTGACGGTCTGGGTAACACCGGCGGCTTTTCTCTCCGTTTGGAGGACAGGGCCGGTGTGGGCAGGGCTGTGCTGGGTCAGGCTGCGGGTATGATCCTGCAACAGGCCAATGCCTCGCCAATTCTGGCATATGCCCGATTGGACGGCCTGCCCGACGCACCTCAGCTTCGAGTGGAAATCGACCGCGAAAAGGCCGAGACACTGGGCGTCAACTTCAGCGATATCAAAACAGTCCTGGCCAGCGCCTTCGGTTCCAGTACGATCAACGATTTCGCCAACAGGAGCCGGATGCAGAGCGTTGTGGTCCAGGCCGACGCCAAATACCGGCGCAGCCCGGAGAGCCTCAACGAACTGTATGTCCCCAACTCCACCGGTGATCAGGTGCCACTGACTTCGGTGATCAATACCAAGTGGGAAATCGGTCCGGTGCAGATGGTCCGCTACAACGGCTATGAGAGCTTCAAACTCACCGGCGATGCGGCACCGGGACACAGCTCCGGTGAGGTCATGGCCGAGATGGAGCGCATCATGCAGGACCTGCCCAAAGGCATCGGCTACGAGTGGACCGAGCTGTCCTATCAGGAGCAGCAATCCGGTTCCCAGGCTCCGATGCTCTTCTCCCTGGCTCTGCTGGTTGTCTTCCTGCTGCTGGTGGCCTTGTATGAGAGTTGGGCCATTCCTTTGTCGGTCATGCTCATCGTGCCCATCGGCGCCCTGGGCTCCGTGCTCATGGTCACTGTGCTGGGCATGAGCAATGACGTCTACTTCAAGGTCGGCCTGATCACGATCATAGGTCTGGCTGCCAAGAACGCCATTTTGATCGTGGAGTTCGCCAAGGACCTTCACGCCAACGGTGTCGGACTTATGGATGCCGCCATCCAGGCGGCAGGATTACGTTTCCGCCCGATCCTCATGACGTCCATGGCGTTCATTCTGGGCGTCATTCCCCTGGCTGTTGCCACCGGGGCAGGAGCGGCAAGCCAAAGAGCCATCGGCACCGGCGTTATCGGCGGCATGTTGAGCGCTTCGGTGCTCGGCATCGTCTTTGCACCGGTCTTCTTCGTGGGGGTTCTGTCCCTGGCCGGCCGGTTCCGCGGCAAGAAGCCGCAGGCATCGACCGAAATGCCGTCCGAATAG